In the Aeromicrobium fastidiosum genome, GCACGAGCTGCCGCGCGAACGTCAGTCCGCCGCCGATCGGCTGCTGGGTCGTCGCCGACAGCACCGTGATGCCGAGCAGCTTCTTGCCGAGCGTCTGGCCCGTCGAGCCCTGGCGGATGACCCAGTTGTAGACGAACCAGCCGATCGCGAAGACCAGGTAGATCACGAACGGCACGCCCGTCAGCTGGAAGGCAGCACCCTTGGTCTCGCCCGAGGTGTCGACGCTGTTGTCGCCGAAAGCGACCGTAAGCACCGTGAGCACCACGACGGTCGGGATCGAGTCGACGATGAGCGCACCCACGCGGGAGATCCAGCTCGCGTACGGACGGGCGGCGGCGGGCGGCACGGCGGAGTAGTCGGTCATGATGCTCCTGGCGTCGGTGGGCGGACCCACACCGTAGCGTCGCCGCGGCCGCACGGCACGACGTTCACGCGGTCACAGCGGCTTGAGGCTCGTGATCTTCCAGGTGCTGCCCTGCCTCTTGGCCGTCACCGACAGCTGGGCCGCCGAGACGCTCGACTCGGAGTCGCTGGCCCGCTGGCTCGACTGGTCGAGGAACACCAGCAGCGTGGCGGTGTCGCCGCGCAGCTCCTTGACGCCGATGGCCTGCACCTGGGCGGTCAGCTTGAGCTGCTGGCCGGGAGCCCGCTCCTGCAGCGACGCGAACAGCGTGTCGTACTCCTTGCGGGCCTTGCCCGACAGCACCGCGTCGGCGGCGGCCTCCGTCGTGGCAGGGTCCTGGAAGTCGTAGGTCAGCACGCGGCCGAGCGCCTGCGAGACGCTGGTCTGCAGCTGGGCCGTCTGCTTGCTGTCGATGACCGCGCCGTTGGTGACGGAGTCGTCGCCGCGCAGGTCGAACGACATCCACCAGCCGACGAGGCCGACGGCGATCAGCACGGCCGCGACGGCCAGCGGGAGGGTACGGCGAACCGTCGTCATGAGAGGTTCACCGCCACCTGCTGGAGCGACTCGAGCTTCCAGCGTCCGCCCGTCTTGACCAGATCGGCCGAGAAACGGTTGCGCTTGACGGTCGGCTCGCTGCCCGGCTTGGCGGCATCCTGCACCGTCACCTCGACCGCCGCGATGACAGTCGCGGTGGTGTCGTCGACGTCGATCACCGCAGCGTCGACGACCTTGCCCGTGGAGATCTTCTTCTGCTCGGCGAGCAGCGTGCGATCGTCCGCGCTGACACCGGCGAGCTGGTCGCGCAACGTACCCGTCGTGACCTGTGACCACGCCTTCACTCCCTTGTCGACCGACCGGTAGTCGAGCGTGTTCATGGTCTCGATGCCCTGCCGTGCCTCGATCAGCACGGTGTCGCGGGTCTGCGCCGCGATGCGGTCGGCGTCGTGGCTGGCCTGCCACCACGCGAACGCTCCCGACGCCGCCACGAGGGCTGCGACGAGCAGCAGCAGGAGCAGCCATCCGCCCCGCTTCATGCCGGACGCCGTGGCCGTCGCGGGCGTGTCGTCCCCGGCATCGTCCGCGGTGTCGTCCGCCGTCAGATCGGTGTCGACGTCGTCGACCACCTCGACCGGCTCGTCCGTGTGCATCGTGCTCGTGCTCGTGCTCGTGCTCGTCATCGTGCTCCCCCCATCAGATCGCTCAGCGAGTCGGCGACGCCGACCTTGGGCGTCTTCGTCTGTGCCGCTGCAGCGCCCCCAGTGTCACCCACGGCCGCCGTCGCGCCCGACTTCTTCGGCACACTGCTCGGTCCGCGGACACCCGTGCCCGTCGACGGTGACGCCGTGCAGCCGGCATCGGTGTTGAACGGACGACCCGCGCTGGTGTCGAGTCCCGGACGCACGTCGGTGCCGCCGTAGCCGCTGGTGCAGGGCAGCGGGTCGAAGAACGAGGTCGCGAGGCCGAGATTGAGGCCCTGCGAGCCGTTGACGGCCCAGCCGATGCTGAAGGCGGTCGGCAGGTTGACCAGCGCGTCCTGCACACCGGCGGAGTTGGTGCCGAAGATCTGCGCGGTCGAGACGAGGTTGCTCATCAACATGCCGAGCGGCCCGCCGACCTGCGTGAACAGCTTGTCGATCTGCCGCGCCGCCGCCGGGGTGCTCTCGATCAGGGCCCGCAGATCACCGTCCGAGCTCTCGAGCGTCGACGCGATGGTGCGCAGGTCGCTGCTGAAGCCCTTGATGCTGCCGGCGGCCGCCTCCTGCGTCGCGAGCACGGTGCTCGAGTTCTTGATGAGCTGCGAGGTGACCAAGAAGTTGGTGTCGGCCGCGTCGATGAACTCCTGCGAGGTGTCGAGGAGCCGTGACAGGTTCTGTCCGGCGCCCTGCGAGGCGTCGTAGGCCTCGTCGATGACGGTGGTCAGCGACTTGGTGTCGACCGAGCCGGCGAAGTCGCGGGCACTGCGCAGCACGTCCTCGACCGGCGGGGGCGAGGAGTCGCCGCCCGCGACGAGGCGGTCGCCGTCGGCGAGGGTGGGCCCGCCGGTCGACTCGCTGCGCAGGTCGATGTACTGCTCGCCGATCGCCGACCGGTTGGCCACCTTGACCGACACGTCGGCCGGGATCTTGTCGGCCCCGCCGTCGATGCGCAGCACCGCCTCGGCACCCTGGGGCGTCGCGGTGAGTGACGAGATGCGACCCACCGGCACGCCGCGGTAGGTGACCTCGCCGTTCTCGAACGAGCCGGCCGCATCGGGCAGCGCGACCGTGACGGAGTAGCTCGACCGCGTGAAGTCGATGCCGACGTAACGAGCGCCCAGGTAGGCGGTCGCGAGCAGGGCCACGGCCACGAAGGCCAGGAGCTTGGCCTTGATACCGGTCGTCAGCATCACTCACCACCGTCCTTGGGGGTCGAGGTCGGAGTCGGCGTGGACGAGGGCTCGTCGCGCGTCGGCGTGGGTGCTGTCGGCGACGGCGATCCCGTCGGGGACGGGGACGGCTGGCTGGGGCTCGGCGTCGTCGGGCTGGGCGACGACGGGCTGGCGCTCGGCTTCGGCGACGGGATCGGGGCGGACGGCACGGGCACCGTGGGCGTCGGCATCCCCGGGATCGCCGAGTCGGTCGGCGGCAGCAGCGACGGCGACGGGATCGACGCCGGCCGCTTCCGGTTGCTCGATGCAGCCCCGGGGGTTGCGGCGTTGGGGTCCTCGACCTGCGGCCATGAGCAGCCGATCGCGCCGCAGCCGCTGGGCAGCGTCCGGAAGTTCGTCTCGATGAACACGTTGAGGTAGTCGCCCTTGATGGCCCCCAGCACGGAGTCGGGGAACGGGTAGGTCAGCAGGATCTGCAGCGACTTCGGCAGGTCTTCGCCCGACCGGGCCAGCTGCTGCAGGATCGGCTCGAGCGACTTGAGGTCGGCGACGATGTCGTCCTGCGCCGCGTCGAGCGTGTCGACCGTGACGGACGAGAGCCGGTCGAGCGACTTGAGCATCGCGACGAGCTGCTTGCGCTGCTTGACCAGCACCTTCATGCCGGGGCTGAGGCCGTCGAGGGCCGACGCGATCTTGGTCTTGTCGGCGTCGAGGGTCGTCGAGAGCCTCGCGAGGCCGTCGATCGCCGAGGTGATCGACTCCTTGCGGGCATCGAGAGACGACACGAACGTCTCGATCTGGCGCAGCGACTTCTTGACCTGCTCGGGGCGACCCTCCGAGACCTTCTGCAGCTCGCGGGAGATCTCCTGGAACTGGCCGATGCCGCCGCCGTTGAGCACCATCGACAGCGAGCCCAGCACCTGCTCGACCTGCGCGGCCTGCGAGGTGTCGGCCAGGCCCAGCCGGTCGCCCGACTTGATGGGCGGTGCCGAGATGGGGGCCTCGGGGCGCACCAGGCCGACGTACTTCTCGCCCAGCAGCGAGGTCTGCTGCAGACGCGCCGTCGTGCCGGCGGGCAGGTCGACCGAGCGGTTGACGACGAGCTCGACCCGCGCGCTGCGACCGTCCTTGTTGAGGGTGATCTTCTGGACGCGACCCACCGAGACGTTGTCGACCTTGACGGTCGACTGCGGCACGAGGTCGAGGACGTCCTCGAAGTCGGCGGAGATGCGCAGCGGCTTGGAGCCGACATCGGCACCGCCGGGCAGCGGCGTCTCGTAGACGCCGCCCGACAGGACGCCGCAGCCGCCGAGGGCAAGCGACGCGGACGCCGCGAGGGCGGCGGCTGTGACGCGAAGCCGCCTCACTGGTCGCCTCCCGCACCGGGCAGGAGCAACGGCGGCGAGGACGCCGACGACTTCTGCGTCAGGCCGCCATCGGACCAGATCGACGTCTCGTTGAGGTTGCCGCGACCGTCGAGCGTGTTGTTGGGAGCGTTGTAGGCCCGCAAGAAGTTCTGCAGCACGACGGGCACGAGGCGCACCGACTCCTCGAGCGAGGCCTTCTGCTTGACCAGCACCTGCGTGGGGCCGAGCAGGTTGTCGACGCTGGTCTTGATGTTGCCGCGGTTGTCGTCGATGAAGTCGTCGACGATGGCGAGCGCGTCACCCAGGTTGGCGATCGCGTCGGCGAGGTCCTCGCGGTCGTCGGCGAGGTAGTCGGTGACGGCCGCGAACTGCCGGTTGACGTCGGCGACGCTCTGGTCGTTGGCGACGAGCATGTCGTTGAACTCCTTGAAGTTCGCGATCGTCGCGAACAGGTCGTCGCTGGACGAGGCGAGGGTGCCGGTGGCCTGACCGAACTCGTCGATCGCGCGGTTGATGCCCTTGCCGTTGCCGTCGAGGTTGCGGGCGGCGACGTCGAGCAGGTCGGACAGCGCACCCTCCTTGTTGGCTCCGTCGGGTCCGAGCTGTGTCGCGACGTCGGTGAGGCTCGCGTAGAGATCGTCGATCTCGACCGGCACGGCGGTGCGGTCGCGCGGGATCACGGCACCGTCCTTGAGCCGCGCTCCGCCGGCGTCGGGCTTGGTGAGCTGCACGAACCGGTCGCTGACGAGCGTCGGGGCGACGAGCACCGCGGCGGTGTCGGCCTCGACGTGCTGGCCGGGCTCGAGCTTCATCGACACCCGCACGGCGGGGCCCTCGGCCTTGACCGCCGTGACGGTGCCGACCTTGACGCCCAGCACCTGCACCTCCGAGCCCGGGTAGAGACCGACGGTCGACTCGAACATCGCGTCGACCTTGGTCGCGCCGGCCGACGACGAGCGCCAGGCGAGGAACACCGCGATCACGAGCAGCGCGAGGACGACTGCTCCGATGGACTTGCGCACCGTGATCATCGTCCGCCTCCCTTGGCCGGCGCACAGTTGCGCGCCACGTCGTTCTCGAGCAGGGGCCGCTTGTCGGGCCCGAACAGACCGCACACGTACGAGTCGATCCAGTTGCCGTTGCCCATCGCGGAGGTCAGCACCCGGTAGTAGGGTCCGAGCCGCTTGAGCGCTGCGTCGAGGTTGTCCTGGTTGTCCTGCAGGATGCGCGAGACGTCGTCGAGCTTGGCCAGGGCCGGCTTGAGCGCCTTCTCGTTGTCCTTCACGAGACCTCGCAGCTGGACGCCCAGGCGTGCGGTGCCGTCGAGCATCTTGGAGACGGTGTCACGTCGCTGCTCGAGCTCGTCGAGCAGCGAGCTGCCGTCGGTGATGATCTTGGCGAACTCGGCATTGCGGTCCTTCAGGGTCTTGGAGACCGTGTTGGTCGAGGCCAGCAGGCGGGTGAGCTCGTCGTCGCGGCTCGAGATCGTCCGCGACAGATCGGTCAGGCCCGTCACCATCGTGCGCACCGAGTCGGGCGTGTTGCGGAACGCGTCGCTGAGTGCCGTGAAGCTCGCCTCGAGCTGGTCGGTGTCGATCGTCTCGATCGAGTCGGAGAGATCGGAGAACGCCTCGTTGACGTCGTACGGCGTCGTGGTGCGGTCGATCGGGATGGGGCCGCTGAGCTGCTTGGAGCCCAGCGGGTCGACGGCCAGGAACTTCTGGCCGAGCATCGTCTTGACCTTGACCGCGGCGGACGTCTGGTCGCCCATGCGGTCGACCTTGGCGCGGAACTTGACCGTGACGACCGTGCCGTCGAGCGAGATGTCGGTGACCTTGCCGACCTTGACGCCGGCCACCCGCACCTCATTGCCCTCCTTGAGGCCACCGGCCTCCTTGAACTGCGCGGAGTACACCTTGCCGCCGCCGATGACGGGCAGGGCAGCCGCGTTGAACGTGATCATGAAGATCAGCGCCAGGGCCAGCAGCCCGACGATCGCGATCACGATCTTGTTGCGCTCGGCAAAAGCCGTGGGGTATGTCTTGGTCATCAGCGGCACCTCTCCGCGACGGGCATGGCGCCCAGGTCTCCGAAGTAGCCCTCGGGTCGGGGGATCTTGCCCTCGATCGAGCAGGCGTAGAAGTTGAGCCACGAGCCGTACGAGCCGAGACGGCCGATGCGGTCGAGCTTGACGGGCAGCTGCTCGAAGAATGAGTCGAGCTCGGGCTCGGCCTTCGACAGGTTGCCGGCCAGCTGGTCGAGCGCCGTGACGGAGCCCTTGAGGGGCTCGCGTCCCTCGTCGAGCAGGTCGGCGACGCTCGTCGTGAGGTCGCCCAGGCCGTCGAGCGTGCTGCCGATCGTCTTGCGATCGGCGGCCAGCCCCGTGACGAGCTGCTGCAGGGTCACGATCGTGGTGTCGAGCTGGCTCGACCGGTCGTTGACGACCTGCAGCACCGACGACAGGCTCGTGATGAGCTGGCCGATGACCTCGTCCTTGGCGGCGAGCGTCGAGGTGAGGCTCGCGGTGCTCGACAGCAGGCCGTCGACCGTCGCGTCCTCGCCCTGGAACACGGCCACGATCTGGCCGCTCAGGTTGTTGACGTCCTCGGGCGACAACAGCTGCAGCAGCGGCTGGAAGCCGTTGAACAGCATCGTCAGGTCGAGCGCGGGGCTCGTGTGGTCGAGGTCGAACGTGTAGCCCGGACGCAGCGCGGGGGCCGAGCCGGTGGGCGGCTCGAGTGAGATGTAGCGCTGGCCGATCAGGTTGCGGAACCGCAGCTCGGCGGTCGTCCCCTCCATCAGGGGAGCGGTGCGCGAGGCCGTGAACGTGACGCGGGCGCGCCGTCCGTCGACGACCTCGACCGTGCTGACGGTGCCGATCTTGACGCCCGACATGCGCACGTCGTCGCCGCGGTTGAGGCTCGTGGCGTCGGTGAAGATCGCGTGGAACTCGCGCGTCGCACCGCCGCTGTCGTTGCGGATCGTGGCAGCCAGCGCCACGGTGGCCAGCACCGTCACGAGGATGAACGTGATGCTCTTGATCAAGAGCTTGGTCATTTCAGCACCACCTGGGTGCCGCGGAGCGAGGGGCCCAGCAGCAGGCTGCTCCACGACGGATAGTCATCGGGTGCGAGTCCCTGGGTGGGAGCCACGATCTCGGCGACGAGCTGGTTCTCGGCCGGCGAGTTGGCCTGGCCGAGACCTGCGTTGTCGCCGATGCGTTCGGGGATGGCCGTGCGCGGGGGCGCGATCGTCTCGGGATCACCCGAGGCGGCGGCCGCGGCCGGCGTCGTGCCGACCTGACCGGTCACGTACGGGCAGCGGGCCGACTTGCCCGAGGCGAACTTCACGGCGTCCTTTCCGGCGAGGTACTTGCCCCGGCTGGGGACGATGTTGAGCCGCAGGTGCAGGCCCGGCTCGTCGGTGCCCTTGCCCAGCGTCTTGTCCATCGTGGGAATGAAGTCGCGGGCCGACTTGAACAGGCACGGGAACTGCTTGGCGTACGGGCGGGCCGCGTCGAGTGCCGCGCGGCTCTCGTCGGCGAGCACCTCGATGGTCTGCCGGTTGTCGCTGACGAACCCCTCGGCCGCGTTCGAGGAGCCGATGACCGTCGCGTAGACGTCCTTCAACGTCGTCTGCTGGTCGACCAGGGTGCGCGACGTCGTGGTGAGCGTGTCGAGCGCGTCGAGCAGATCGGGGGCCGCGGCGGTGTAGACGTCGGCGACCCGTCCGAGTGCGGCGAGGTCGTCGGTCATCTGCGGCACCAGGGGGTTGAGCTTGTCGAGGTAGGAGCCGAACGTCGTGAGCGTGTCGCCGATCTGGTCGCCTCGACCCCGCAACGTCGTCGACAGCTCGCCGAGCGTCGCCGAGAGCTTCTCGGGCTGGATCGACTTGAGCACCGGGAGCAGCTCGTCGAAGACCTGCTCGAGCTCGACCGACTCGTCGCTGCTGTCCTGGACGATGGTGTCGCCGGCGGTCAGCCCCTCGCCGGCCTTGGTGGCCGGTGTCACGAGCGAGACGTAGCGCTCGCCGAACAGCGTCTTGGGCAGCAGCCGGGCCGTGGTGTCGCGCGGCAGCTCCTTGGCCGTGTCGGGCTCGAGCGCCAGCTCGATGACCGCACCCTCGCCGTCCGACCGCACCTTGGCCACCGTGCCGACCGGGACGCCGTTGAGCTTGACGTCGGAGCCCTTCTGCAGGGCGTTGCCGACCGGGCCGGTGCGCAGGTCGACGTCGACACTCGACACGAAGGCGCGGTCGTACGTCAGCACGGCGACGCCGACGAGCAGCGCGGCCAGCGCGAGGTAGCCGAGGCCGAGGCCCGCGTCGAGAAGGCGTCCCCTCATCCGGCGATCCTGACGGTCGTCGTGGTGCCCCACAGGGCCATCGACAGCAGCAGGTCGAGCACCGCGACGGTGACGATGCTGCGACGCACGGCCGTGCCGACCGCGATGCCGACGCCCGCGGGCCCGCCCGTGGCCTTGAAGCCCAGACGGCAGTGGATCAGGATGATCAGCACCGAGAAGATCAGCACCTTGATGAACGACAGCAGGATGTCGATCGGGGGCAGGAACAGGTTGAAGTAGTGGTCGTACGTGCCGGGCGACTGGCCGTACAGGAAGATCGTCACGAATCGCGCGCCGGCGTAAGACGTCAGCAGGCCGATGACGTACAGCGGGATGATCGCGATGAAGCCGGCGATGACCCGGGTCGTCACGAGGTACGGGACGCTCGGCACGGCCATGACCGTCAGGGCGTCGACCTCCTCGTTGATCTTCATGGCGCCGAGCTGGGCCGTGAAGCCCGAGCCGACGGTCGCCGACAGCGCGAGGGCCGCCACGAGCGGCGCGATCTCACGGGTGTTGAAGTAGGCCGAGATGAAGCCGTTGAGCGTCGCGGTGCCGATCTGGTCGAGCGCCGCGTAGCCCTGCATGCCGACGACGCTGCCGACGAACAGCGTCATGCCGAGCATGACGCCGATCGTGCCGCCGATGACGGCCAGCGCGCCGGAGCCGAAGCTGACCTCCGACAGCAGGCGCATGACGTCCTTGGGATAGCGGCGCAGCGTCGCGGGGATCCAGGCCAGCACCCGTCCGTGGAACCGGATGTCCTGGCCCATGTCGGCGAGGCGGTCGATCGGGCGGTCCCACCAGCGGGGCTCGCGCGGGGCGAGATCGGTCATGGTCAGGCTCCCTTGCCGGGCACGAGCTGCAGGTACAGCGTCGTGATGACGAAGTTGACGAAGAACAGCATCAGGAACGTCACGACGACCGACTGGTTGACGGAGTCGCCGACGCCCTTGGGGCCGGGTGCGGTGTTGAGACCGCGGTGGCACGCGATGACACCGGCGATGAAGCCGAAGATCACGGCCTTGAGCTCGCCGACGTAGAGGTCCTGGATCTGCGCGAGGGCCGTGAAGCTCGCGAGGTAGGCACCCGGGGTGCCGCCCTGCACGATGACGTTGAAGAAGTAGCCGCCGAGCACGCCGACGACCGAGACGAGGCCGTTGAGCAGCACCGCCGCGCCGATGCACGCGATCACGCGAGGGACGACGAGCCGCTGCACGGGCGAGACGCCCATGACCCGCATCGCGTCGATCTCGTCGCGGATGCGGCGGGAGCCGAGGTCGGCGCAGATCGCCGCACCGCCGGCCCCCGCGATGACCAGCGTCGTGACGATGGGTGCCGCCTGCTGGATCACCGCCAGGACGCTGGCCGCGCCCGTGAACGACTGAGCACCGACCTGCACCGTGAGCGTGCCGAGCTGCAGCGCGATGACCGCGCCGAACGGGATCGCGACGAGGATCGCGGGGATCCACGAGACGCTGACGACGAACCAGAACTGCTCGAGCACCTCACGGGCCGCGAACGGCCGCCGCACCGAGGCGCGGGCCGTGTCGAGGCCGAGGGCGAACACGTCGCCGACGACGCTGAGGCCGCGTGACACGACCCCCAACAGGGGAACGCCCGGGACTCGTTCCTTGTCGTCGTCGTCGGCGACGTAGAGTCGCGCGCCGCCCCCGGCGACGCGCTCGCGGTGCCGCTGCTGTCCTGCGCGAACCGCCCCCGAGCGCGGTTCGAGCTGACGAGGCAGCACCTCGATGGCACGCGCTCCCGCGTGCCGAGACATGACCGCCGCGGCCGAACCACCAGGGCCGGCGGAGTAGTCGACCGGAGCGTCGAACAGGTCGCTGCTGCGGTGGTCGGTCTCCTCGCTCATGCCGATGGGGCCGTCGGGGTCGCCGCTCATGAACTGCGACACGACGGGGTGGTCGGTGAGCAGGAACTCCTCGCGCGGCCCGAACATCACGAGCTCGCGGCGGTAGAGCATGCCGAGGTTGTCGGGCATCGTGCGTGCGAGCTCGATGTTGTGGGTGACGACGAGCATCGTGGCATCGGTGGCGGTGTTGACCTCGACCAGCAGCTGGGCGAGGTTGGACGTGCGGACGGGGTCGAGGCCCGAGTCGGGCTCGTCGATCAGGATGATGTCGGGATCGGTGACGAGCGAGCGGGCCAGACCGGCGCGCTTCTTCATGCCGCCGGAGATCTCGCCGGGCACCTTGTGCTCCTGGCCGACCAGGCCGACCATCTCGAGCTTCTCCATGACGATCTCGCGGATCTCGTTCTCGCTCTTGCGGGTGTGCTCGCGCAGCGGGAAGGCGACGTTGTCGTAGACGTCCATCGAGCCGAACAGCGCACCGTCCTGGAACAGCACGCCGAACTTCTTGCGCATGTCGAGACGCTGCGACTCCTTGGCGCTGACCATGTCCTGGCCGTCGATGAGGATCGTGCCGGCCTCCGGCTCGACGATGCCCATGATCGACTTGAGGAACACCGACTTGCCGGTGCCTGACGGCCCGAGCAGTGCGGTGATCTCGCCGGGAGGGAACGTCAGCGAGACGTCGCGCCAGATGTTCTGCCGTCCGTAGCTCTTGGTCAGACCGCTGACCTCGACACTGCCGCCCATGGCGCTCCCTCACGTTCACTCGTCGGCCTGCTTGACGACACCGTGTCTCGCCACACGTGCCTCAGCAGAACCTAGGTGTGTCTCCCGTCACGGCGCCAGCCCTTGAGCCCGATCAGTGCCCATCAGGACATATCCGGTCGATTTCTTGTCATGCGCCTGACAACTTCTCGGCGCATCGCTCGGGGTCGCTTCCGTCGCTACTCATGAGTCGCGATACTGGGATCGTCCACAGGGCCGTCCCTGTCGCCCATGCCATGTCCGCGGCTGTCCCTACCGTCAGAAGAGATGTCGCACGCCGTGCGACGAAGGGATCCCATGACTTCACACTCGACCTCGCGCCCCACGTGGCAGCGCGACAACTGCCCGCGCTGGTGCGTCGTCGAGCACGCCGAGACCGATCCGGTCGACGACCGCTACCACGACAGCATCACGCTGCACGTCCCCGCGACGCTCGGCCCCGGCCCGAGCCACGCGGCCAGCACCGATCTCGTGCTGGTGATGTCACGACGCTGCGGCGAGCTCGACGACTGGGTGCTGGTCGGCGAGCCCGAGCGCGACGGCCAGCACCTCCACCTCACTCGCGACAGCGCCGCCCGGGTCGCGAGCGCGCTCACGTCTCTGCTCACCGAGCTCGCCTGAGCCGGCCTGCTGCTCGACCTGCTGCTCGACCTGCTACTCATCGGTCTGTAGACCGATGAGTAGCAGATGCACCACAGTGGCCGGGTGACATCCGAGCTGCAGAAGACCGTGGGCCGACGGCTGCGTGAGCGCCGACGCGAGCTGGGCCTGAGCCAAGAGGCCATGGC is a window encoding:
- a CDS encoding RDD family protein, producing MTDYSAVPPAAARPYASWISRVGALIVDSIPTVVVLTVLTVAFGDNSVDTSGETKGAAFQLTGVPFVIYLVFAIGWFVYNWVIRQGSTGQTLGKKLLGITVLSATTQQPIGGGLTFARQLVHILDSLPCLLGYLWPTWDRENRTFADMIMSTRVYKA
- a CDS encoding nuclear transport factor 2 family protein — protein: MTSTSTSTSTMHTDEPVEVVDDVDTDLTADDTADDAGDDTPATATASGMKRGGWLLLLLLVAALVAASGAFAWWQASHDADRIAAQTRDTVLIEARQGIETMNTLDYRSVDKGVKAWSQVTTGTLRDQLAGVSADDRTLLAEQKKISTGKVVDAAVIDVDDTTATVIAAVEVTVQDAAKPGSEPTVKRNRFSADLVKTGGRWKLESLQQVAVNLS
- a CDS encoding MlaD family protein — encoded protein: MLTTGIKAKLLAFVAVALLATAYLGARYVGIDFTRSSYSVTVALPDAAGSFENGEVTYRGVPVGRISSLTATPQGAEAVLRIDGGADKIPADVSVKVANRSAIGEQYIDLRSESTGGPTLADGDRLVAGGDSSPPPVEDVLRSARDFAGSVDTKSLTTVIDEAYDASQGAGQNLSRLLDTSQEFIDAADTNFLVTSQLIKNSSTVLATQEAAAGSIKGFSSDLRTIASTLESSDGDLRALIESTPAAARQIDKLFTQVGGPLGMLMSNLVSTAQIFGTNSAGVQDALVNLPTAFSIGWAVNGSQGLNLGLATSFFDPLPCTSGYGGTDVRPGLDTSAGRPFNTDAGCTASPSTGTGVRGPSSVPKKSGATAAVGDTGGAAAAQTKTPKVGVADSLSDLMGGAR
- a CDS encoding MCE family protein; this translates as MRRLRVTAAALAASASLALGGCGVLSGGVYETPLPGGADVGSKPLRISADFEDVLDLVPQSTVKVDNVSVGRVQKITLNKDGRSARVELVVNRSVDLPAGTTARLQQTSLLGEKYVGLVRPEAPISAPPIKSGDRLGLADTSQAAQVEQVLGSLSMVLNGGGIGQFQEISRELQKVSEGRPEQVKKSLRQIETFVSSLDARKESITSAIDGLARLSTTLDADKTKIASALDGLSPGMKVLVKQRKQLVAMLKSLDRLSSVTVDTLDAAQDDIVADLKSLEPILQQLARSGEDLPKSLQILLTYPFPDSVLGAIKGDYLNVFIETNFRTLPSGCGAIGCSWPQVEDPNAATPGAASSNRKRPASIPSPSLLPPTDSAIPGMPTPTVPVPSAPIPSPKPSASPSSPSPTTPSPSQPSPSPTGSPSPTAPTPTRDEPSSTPTPTSTPKDGGE
- a CDS encoding MCE family protein is translated as MRKSIGAVVLALLVIAVFLAWRSSSAGATKVDAMFESTVGLYPGSEVQVLGVKVGTVTAVKAEGPAVRVSMKLEPGQHVEADTAAVLVAPTLVSDRFVQLTKPDAGGARLKDGAVIPRDRTAVPVEIDDLYASLTDVATQLGPDGANKEGALSDLLDVAARNLDGNGKGINRAIDEFGQATGTLASSSDDLFATIANFKEFNDMLVANDQSVADVNRQFAAVTDYLADDREDLADAIANLGDALAIVDDFIDDNRGNIKTSVDNLLGPTQVLVKQKASLEESVRLVPVVLQNFLRAYNAPNNTLDGRGNLNETSIWSDGGLTQKSSASSPPLLLPGAGGDQ
- a CDS encoding MCE family protein, translating into MTKTYPTAFAERNKIVIAIVGLLALALIFMITFNAAALPVIGGGKVYSAQFKEAGGLKEGNEVRVAGVKVGKVTDISLDGTVVTVKFRAKVDRMGDQTSAAVKVKTMLGQKFLAVDPLGSKQLSGPIPIDRTTTPYDVNEAFSDLSDSIETIDTDQLEASFTALSDAFRNTPDSVRTMVTGLTDLSRTISSRDDELTRLLASTNTVSKTLKDRNAEFAKIITDGSSLLDELEQRRDTVSKMLDGTARLGVQLRGLVKDNEKALKPALAKLDDVSRILQDNQDNLDAALKRLGPYYRVLTSAMGNGNWIDSYVCGLFGPDKRPLLENDVARNCAPAKGGGR
- a CDS encoding MCE family protein; this translates as MTKLLIKSITFILVTVLATVALAATIRNDSGGATREFHAIFTDATSLNRGDDVRMSGVKIGTVSTVEVVDGRRARVTFTASRTAPLMEGTTAELRFRNLIGQRYISLEPPTGSAPALRPGYTFDLDHTSPALDLTMLFNGFQPLLQLLSPEDVNNLSGQIVAVFQGEDATVDGLLSSTASLTSTLAAKDEVIGQLITSLSSVLQVVNDRSSQLDTTIVTLQQLVTGLAADRKTIGSTLDGLGDLTTSVADLLDEGREPLKGSVTALDQLAGNLSKAEPELDSFFEQLPVKLDRIGRLGSYGSWLNFYACSIEGKIPRPEGYFGDLGAMPVAERCR
- a CDS encoding MCE family protein — protein: MRGRLLDAGLGLGYLALAALLVGVAVLTYDRAFVSSVDVDLRTGPVGNALQKGSDVKLNGVPVGTVAKVRSDGEGAVIELALEPDTAKELPRDTTARLLPKTLFGERYVSLVTPATKAGEGLTAGDTIVQDSSDESVELEQVFDELLPVLKSIQPEKLSATLGELSTTLRGRGDQIGDTLTTFGSYLDKLNPLVPQMTDDLAALGRVADVYTAAAPDLLDALDTLTTTSRTLVDQQTTLKDVYATVIGSSNAAEGFVSDNRQTIEVLADESRAALDAARPYAKQFPCLFKSARDFIPTMDKTLGKGTDEPGLHLRLNIVPSRGKYLAGKDAVKFASGKSARCPYVTGQVGTTPAAAAASGDPETIAPPRTAIPERIGDNAGLGQANSPAENQLVAEIVAPTQGLAPDDYPSWSSLLLGPSLRGTQVVLK
- a CDS encoding MlaE family ABC transporter permease, whose protein sequence is MTDLAPREPRWWDRPIDRLADMGQDIRFHGRVLAWIPATLRRYPKDVMRLLSEVSFGSGALAVIGGTIGVMLGMTLFVGSVVGMQGYAALDQIGTATLNGFISAYFNTREIAPLVAALALSATVGSGFTAQLGAMKINEEVDALTVMAVPSVPYLVTTRVIAGFIAIIPLYVIGLLTSYAGARFVTIFLYGQSPGTYDHYFNLFLPPIDILLSFIKVLIFSVLIILIHCRLGFKATGGPAGVGIAVGTAVRRSIVTVAVLDLLLSMALWGTTTTVRIAG
- a CDS encoding ABC transporter permease, translating into MGGSVEVSGLTKSYGRQNIWRDVSLTFPPGEITALLGPSGTGKSVFLKSIMGIVEPEAGTILIDGQDMVSAKESQRLDMRKKFGVLFQDGALFGSMDVYDNVAFPLREHTRKSENEIREIVMEKLEMVGLVGQEHKVPGEISGGMKKRAGLARSLVTDPDIILIDEPDSGLDPVRTSNLAQLLVEVNTATDATMLVVTHNIELARTMPDNLGMLYRRELVMFGPREEFLLTDHPVVSQFMSGDPDGPIGMSEETDHRSSDLFDAPVDYSAGPGGSAAAVMSRHAGARAIEVLPRQLEPRSGAVRAGQQRHRERVAGGGARLYVADDDDKERVPGVPLLGVVSRGLSVVGDVFALGLDTARASVRRPFAAREVLEQFWFVVSVSWIPAILVAIPFGAVIALQLGTLTVQVGAQSFTGAASVLAVIQQAAPIVTTLVIAGAGGAAICADLGSRRIRDEIDAMRVMGVSPVQRLVVPRVIACIGAAVLLNGLVSVVGVLGGYFFNVIVQGGTPGAYLASFTALAQIQDLYVGELKAVIFGFIAGVIACHRGLNTAPGPKGVGDSVNQSVVVTFLMLFFVNFVITTLYLQLVPGKGA